In a single window of the Hoyosella subflava DQS3-9A1 genome:
- a CDS encoding cytochrome P450 — translation MDLQIRGAHLYDRTRRWVTKTNGKKLFVESPIPPVEDVELADIDLSNPFLYRQGRWQSYYERLRNEAPVHFQPNSAFGPFWSVMRHQDIVAVDKNHEVFSAEPMIVIGSPPRFLDIEMFIAMDPPRHDVQRAAVQGVVAPKNLREMETLIRSRVREVLDGLPVNQPFDWVQAVSIELTARMLATLLDFPYEERHKLVHWSDIATSFEEANGGPADLDETFDGMREMARGLSSLWYDKKARTAAGEEPGFDLITMLQSNENTKDLIDRPMEFMGNLVLLIVGGNDTTRNSMSGGVLALNRFPDQFEKLKSNPDLIPNMVSEIIRWQTPLAYMRRIAKTDTILNGQFIRKGDKVVMWYASGNRDERVFERPDDFIIDRANVRNHIAFGFGVHRCMGNRLAEMQLRILWEELLPRFENIEVVGEPEYVQSNFVRGISKMMVRLTPKSGA, via the coding sequence ATGGATCTTCAAATCCGAGGCGCCCATCTGTACGACAGGACTCGGCGCTGGGTGACAAAGACGAATGGGAAGAAGCTCTTCGTAGAGAGTCCCATCCCTCCCGTTGAGGACGTCGAGCTCGCCGACATCGACCTCAGTAATCCCTTTCTCTATCGCCAAGGACGCTGGCAGTCCTACTATGAGCGCCTGCGAAACGAGGCTCCGGTCCACTTTCAGCCCAATAGTGCGTTCGGGCCGTTTTGGTCGGTGATGCGACACCAAGACATCGTCGCGGTCGATAAGAACCATGAGGTCTTCTCCGCCGAGCCGATGATAGTGATCGGGTCCCCGCCTCGTTTTCTCGATATCGAAATGTTCATCGCGATGGACCCACCGCGCCACGACGTGCAGCGGGCAGCTGTGCAGGGGGTGGTGGCGCCTAAGAACCTGCGTGAGATGGAGACGCTCATTCGGTCTCGGGTTCGCGAGGTACTAGACGGCTTGCCGGTGAATCAGCCGTTCGATTGGGTCCAGGCTGTATCGATCGAACTGACAGCTCGAATGCTCGCGACGCTCTTGGACTTCCCATACGAGGAACGTCACAAACTCGTTCATTGGTCAGATATCGCGACTTCGTTCGAGGAAGCGAACGGTGGTCCTGCGGATCTCGACGAGACGTTCGACGGAATGCGCGAGATGGCGCGAGGTTTGAGTTCTCTGTGGTACGACAAGAAGGCTCGGACAGCAGCTGGGGAAGAACCCGGCTTCGATCTGATCACCATGCTGCAGAGCAACGAGAACACCAAAGACCTAATCGACCGCCCAATGGAATTCATGGGCAACCTCGTTCTGTTGATCGTCGGAGGGAACGATACGACCCGGAACTCGATGAGTGGTGGCGTTCTGGCGCTGAACCGGTTCCCAGACCAGTTCGAAAAGCTCAAGTCCAACCCCGACCTGATCCCCAACATGGTCTCGGAGATAATCCGGTGGCAAACGCCGCTGGCATACATGCGCCGAATCGCCAAGACTGACACTATCTTGAACGGTCAGTTCATCCGTAAGGGTGACAAGGTCGTGATGTGGTACGCCTCAGGCAACCGCGACGAGCGTGTGTTCGAGCGGCCCGATGACTTCATCATCGACCGGGCCAACGTCCGCAACCACATCGCCTTTGGGTTCGGCGTACACCGGTGCATGGGCAACCGACTGGCCGAAATGCAGCTGCGAATTCTCTGGGAAGAGCTGCTCCCCCGCTTCGAGAACATCGAGGTCGTCGGCGAACCCGAGTACGTGCAGTCCAACTTCGTGAGGGGTATCAGCAAAATGATGGTGCGCCTCACCCCGAAATCCGGCGCATGA
- a CDS encoding NAD(P)/FAD-dependent oxidoreductase, whose amino-acid sequence MTSQRALIIGASHAGAQLAASLRQEGWSGEVVLIGEESAAPYQRPPLSKSYLAGKCSLDEITIRSSDFYSKQRIQLLDAHVEAINRSAGNIVMSTGETLTYDKLALCTGARPRQFRVPGAELAGVHYLRTAADVEIIRTSATPGRRVAIVGGGYIGLETAASLRALDLDLEVTVLEATTRVLERVTAPAVSTFFERIHREEGIDIRTGAKVAALVGDDCVREVTLSTGESIPTDLVIVGIGVEPRTELAEAAGLTLNDGVVIDEHARTSDPAIVAAGDCASKYISRYGRRVRLESVPGATDQAKLAAATLCGKSKSAVSLPWFWSDQYDVKLQIAGLSCGYDQVVLSGDPTVGRSFSCFYLRGGELLAADCINRPRDFMLSKQVITQQRPFVQTDFIHTGSPESSGDG is encoded by the coding sequence ATGACATCGCAGCGAGCCCTCATCATCGGTGCCAGCCATGCCGGAGCCCAACTCGCGGCGAGTCTGCGCCAAGAAGGCTGGAGCGGTGAGGTCGTCCTCATCGGCGAAGAGTCGGCAGCTCCATATCAACGCCCTCCGCTGTCGAAGTCCTACCTGGCCGGCAAATGCTCACTCGACGAGATCACCATCCGCAGTTCGGACTTCTACTCCAAGCAGCGAATCCAGCTTCTGGACGCGCACGTGGAGGCGATCAACCGCTCGGCTGGGAACATCGTTATGAGCACCGGCGAAACACTGACATACGACAAGCTCGCGCTGTGCACGGGAGCCCGCCCTCGTCAGTTCCGCGTTCCTGGGGCCGAGCTCGCTGGGGTCCATTACCTTCGGACTGCCGCAGACGTCGAGATAATCCGCACATCCGCCACCCCCGGGCGGCGGGTGGCGATCGTCGGGGGCGGCTACATCGGACTTGAGACGGCCGCCTCGCTACGCGCCCTGGACCTGGACCTGGAAGTCACCGTGCTCGAGGCGACCACTCGCGTCCTCGAGCGGGTCACTGCTCCCGCCGTATCAACGTTCTTCGAGCGGATCCACCGAGAGGAGGGCATCGACATCCGAACGGGCGCCAAAGTCGCAGCATTAGTCGGAGACGACTGCGTCCGCGAGGTCACACTATCTACTGGCGAGTCGATTCCGACTGATCTCGTCATCGTGGGCATTGGTGTTGAACCGAGAACGGAACTCGCCGAGGCGGCGGGCTTGACCCTGAACGATGGTGTGGTGATCGACGAGCACGCCCGAACCAGTGACCCAGCCATCGTTGCCGCCGGAGACTGTGCCAGCAAGTACATCTCTCGATACGGTCGCCGAGTCCGGCTGGAGTCCGTACCCGGAGCAACCGATCAGGCGAAACTCGCCGCGGCTACCCTTTGCGGGAAGTCCAAGAGCGCAGTGTCGCTGCCCTGGTTCTGGTCAGATCAGTACGATGTCAAACTCCAAATTGCCGGTCTGAGCTGTGGATACGACCAAGTTGTCCTAAGCGGCGATCCGACCGTAGGCCGTAGCTTCAGCTGCTTCTACCTCCGTGGTGGTGAACTCCTTGCTGCAGACTGCATCAATCGCCCCCGTGATTTCATGCTCAGCAAACAGGTCATCACACAGCAGCGTCCTTTCGTCCAAACCGATTTCATTCATACGGGTTCTCCCGAGTCCTCGGGCGATGGGTAG